A genomic window from Candidatus Kouleothrix ribensis includes:
- a CDS encoding acyl-CoA dehydrogenase, producing the protein MNFAPTDDHELLRQTVREFAEKEARPSAAARDEAMEWPGELVKQMGRLGLLGVAIAEEYGGAALDYISYAIVVEELSRVDASLGVIASVNNSLVCHGIEQFGTEAQKRELLTPLAAGQALGAFSLSEPGAGSDAAAQKTTAVRDGDDYIINGVKNWVTNGDHADTIILMAMTDPSKGVRGISAFLADAHAPGCSVVKVEHKLGIRSAHSCQMAYDNYRVPAWRRLGDEGQGFKIAMTILNAGRIGIAAQAVGIAQGAYEAALEYAKLREQFGKPIIEFEGVGFTLADMATRIKAARLLTYEAAWRKTNHLDYIAAASMAKLFAAETAMWTATKAVQVHGSNGYSKEYPVERFFRDAKITEIYEGTSEIQRLVISREIAK; encoded by the coding sequence ATGAACTTTGCCCCAACCGACGATCACGAGCTATTGCGCCAGACCGTGCGTGAGTTTGCCGAGAAAGAGGCCCGCCCGAGCGCCGCCGCGCGCGACGAGGCCATGGAATGGCCGGGCGAGTTAGTCAAGCAGATGGGCCGGCTCGGATTGCTGGGCGTGGCCATCGCCGAGGAGTACGGCGGCGCCGCGCTCGACTACATCTCGTACGCGATCGTGGTCGAAGAGCTCTCGCGCGTTGATGCCTCGCTCGGCGTGATTGCATCGGTCAATAACTCGCTGGTGTGCCACGGCATCGAGCAGTTTGGCACCGAAGCACAAAAGCGCGAGCTACTGACCCCACTGGCGGCCGGGCAGGCGCTCGGCGCCTTCTCGCTCTCCGAGCCGGGTGCCGGCTCCGATGCGGCCGCGCAAAAAACCACCGCAGTGCGCGACGGCGACGATTACATCATCAACGGGGTTAAGAACTGGGTGACCAATGGCGATCACGCCGATACGATCATCCTGATGGCCATGACCGACCCATCCAAAGGCGTGCGCGGCATCAGCGCGTTCCTGGCCGACGCGCACGCGCCCGGCTGTAGCGTGGTGAAGGTCGAGCACAAGCTGGGCATTCGCAGCGCGCACTCGTGCCAGATGGCCTACGACAACTACCGCGTGCCGGCCTGGCGCCGGCTGGGCGACGAGGGCCAGGGCTTCAAGATCGCTATGACTATTCTGAACGCCGGGCGGATCGGTATTGCCGCCCAGGCAGTCGGCATTGCGCAGGGCGCCTACGAGGCCGCGCTCGAGTACGCCAAGCTCCGCGAGCAGTTCGGTAAGCCGATCATCGAGTTCGAGGGCGTCGGCTTCACGCTGGCCGATATGGCCACGCGGATCAAGGCCGCGCGCCTGCTGACCTACGAGGCGGCCTGGCGCAAGACCAACCACCTCGATTATATTGCGGCGGCTTCGATGGCCAAGCTGTTCGCGGCCGAGACGGCGATGTGGACGGCGACCAAGGCGGTGCAGGTGCATGGCTCGAACGGCTATTCCAAGGAATACCCGGTCGAGCGCTTCTTCCGCGATGCGAAGATCACCGAGATCTACGAGGGCACGAGCGAGATCCAGCGGCTGGTGATCTCGCGCGAAATTGCGAAGTAG